Proteins encoded within one genomic window of Zavarzinella sp.:
- a CDS encoding sugar transferase has product MSSVRIATDNVVPLRIHTWVGESAEYQVLKRTVDIVVSAAAIVVLSPVFLVVALLIKFTDGGPIFFRQKRVGLGGRVFEFVKFRSMVVDAEARKQALMKMNKHNNSITFKMTRDPRVTWIGQILRKTSIDELPQLWNVLVGEMTLVGPRPAVIPEVERYSLRQRRRLNVTPGLTCIWQVSGRADLDFHQQVDLDIEYIRERSIWYDFKLILLTFPAVFSGRGAY; this is encoded by the coding sequence ATGAGTTCTGTGCGAATTGCCACAGACAACGTTGTTCCATTACGGATTCACACATGGGTGGGGGAATCTGCAGAATACCAGGTGCTGAAGCGCACTGTAGACATTGTTGTTTCTGCGGCAGCGATTGTGGTCTTATCACCGGTCTTTCTTGTTGTTGCCTTACTGATCAAATTTACCGACGGTGGGCCAATTTTCTTCCGCCAGAAGCGTGTTGGGCTGGGCGGTCGAGTGTTTGAGTTTGTGAAGTTTCGCTCCATGGTGGTTGATGCGGAAGCCCGCAAGCAAGCACTGATGAAAATGAACAAGCACAATAATTCGATCACTTTCAAGATGACACGCGACCCACGAGTTACATGGATTGGTCAGATCCTGCGAAAAACCAGTATCGACGAATTACCACAACTCTGGAATGTACTGGTAGGGGAAATGACTCTCGTTGGGCCACGTCCAGCGGTGATACCAGAAGTCGAGCGATACAGCCTGCGGCAACGCCGGCGACTGAATGTCACCCCAGGTCTCACCTGCATCTGGCAGGTCAGCGGCCGGGCGGACCTCGATTTCCACCAGCAGGTCGATTTGGACATTGAATACATCCGCGAACGATCGATTTGGTACGATTTCAAATTGATTCTGTTGACCTTCCCCGCAGTATTTTCTGGCCGCGGTGCTTATTAA
- a CDS encoding glycosyltransferase family 2 protein — protein MNIFDITALVLAILVSIPFLILATECLLAVVSLQRSATIKPRSKCAILIPAHNEEVMIKQTLERLQTQVQSTDRIVVIADNCMDETAQIARTVGVEVIERTHATDRGKGFALAHGMAYLQHNPPEVVVIVDADCELSDSCLDVLINQVDRTNRPAQGVYLIGTGQETEPKQRISAFAVLLKNLIRPLGLYKLGGPCLLTGTGMAFPWKELSKVELGTCNLVEDMKLGVDLTIIGIPPQLCPAARLQGAAAPTQQAATQQRTRWEHGHLQTMLTQVPRLWLNAITHLRWSSLLLASELLIPPLSLLAVCWVGAMVVILTTKLLTGGSWLPTVLLCSGLLLTLFAGMLAWIRYGRTMLPLSVMMQIPLYILWKLPIYAKFLFHRQKSWTRTERIVEK, from the coding sequence TTGAACATTTTCGACATTACTGCACTCGTTCTGGCCATTCTGGTCAGTATTCCGTTCTTAATTCTGGCCACCGAGTGCCTGTTGGCAGTGGTTTCACTGCAACGTAGTGCGACAATCAAACCACGTTCGAAGTGTGCCATACTGATCCCCGCACACAATGAAGAAGTGATGATAAAGCAGACGTTAGAGCGTCTGCAAACCCAGGTGCAGTCCACTGACCGAATTGTGGTAATCGCCGACAATTGTATGGATGAAACTGCCCAAATCGCCCGCACTGTGGGTGTCGAGGTGATTGAACGCACTCACGCCACAGATCGCGGGAAAGGATTTGCGTTGGCGCATGGCATGGCGTATCTGCAGCACAATCCGCCTGAAGTGGTGGTGATTGTAGATGCAGATTGCGAACTATCTGACAGTTGTCTGGATGTCTTAATCAATCAGGTTGATCGCACCAATCGCCCTGCCCAGGGGGTGTATCTGATAGGAACTGGTCAGGAAACGGAGCCAAAACAACGGATTTCTGCTTTTGCGGTGCTGTTGAAAAATCTGATTCGCCCACTGGGCCTCTACAAGTTAGGTGGCCCCTGTTTACTGACAGGCACCGGCATGGCGTTCCCATGGAAAGAACTGTCCAAGGTTGAATTGGGTACTTGCAATCTGGTTGAAGATATGAAGTTGGGCGTTGATCTGACGATCATTGGAATCCCACCGCAATTATGCCCTGCGGCTCGCTTGCAGGGTGCGGCAGCCCCCACCCAGCAGGCAGCAACACAACAACGCACCCGTTGGGAACACGGTCATCTGCAAACCATGCTGACCCAGGTGCCACGCTTGTGGCTGAATGCAATCACCCACCTGCGCTGGTCGTCATTATTACTGGCATCAGAGCTTCTGATTCCCCCACTGTCGTTGTTGGCGGTCTGCTGGGTGGGGGCAATGGTCGTTATTCTGACGACGAAATTATTAACTGGCGGCTCCTGGTTGCCCACGGTGCTATTATGTAGTGGTCTCCTGCTGACGTTGTTTGCGGGAATGCTGGCTTGGATTCGCTATGGCCGCACGATGCTGCCACTCTCCGTGATGATGCAAATACCTTTGTACATTCTGTGGAAATTGCCGATTTACGCCAAATTCCTGTTTCATCGCCAAAAAAGTTGGACGAGGACTGAACGAATTGTTGAAAAATGA
- a CDS encoding sulfatase-like hydrolase/transferase, with protein MHRTVMLLMLLITTGLVGKEPPNVLVIYSDDQGTIDLNCYGAIDLATPNLDKLAKSGVRFTQMYAPSAICSASRAGLMTGRLPVRAGVPNNVSSELGKPGMPTTEVTIAEMLRTGGYRTAHVGKWHLGFTPETMPLGQGFDSSFGHMGGCIDNYSHFFYWQGPNRHDLWQNGKEIWRDGQYFPTLMVEQVKSFLKEPQKKPFFIYWAINMPHYPMQGTEKWRKHYAKLPSPRRQYAEFVSTMDELVGEVLDELDRLGLKDNTLIIFQSDHGHSTEERAFFGGGNAGPHRGAKGCLFEGGLRVPSIASLPGQIPAGETRTQLAVGCDWLPTIAEYCNVAIPKVKLDGRSLKTVISDGKAPTPHANFYWQLGQGKAPQWVVRQGDWKLLGNPRDTSGKGTNIPLGGRMLVNLNDDPGEKINLLEKEPEVAARLEKIRQEWLKDLP; from the coding sequence ATGCACCGCACCGTAATGTTGTTGATGTTGTTAATCACTACTGGCTTAGTAGGGAAAGAACCACCGAATGTGCTGGTGATTTATTCTGACGATCAAGGGACTATTGATCTGAATTGCTATGGTGCGATAGACCTTGCCACACCAAATTTGGATAAACTGGCAAAAAGTGGAGTGAGATTCACCCAGATGTACGCACCTTCGGCGATCTGTTCTGCCTCGCGTGCGGGCCTGATGACTGGTCGTCTTCCCGTGCGGGCAGGTGTGCCCAACAATGTTTCTTCGGAACTGGGCAAGCCAGGAATGCCTACTACGGAAGTAACCATTGCTGAAATGCTGCGTACAGGTGGGTATCGAACTGCCCACGTGGGGAAATGGCACCTGGGATTCACGCCCGAAACGATGCCACTGGGACAGGGTTTTGATTCCAGTTTCGGCCACATGGGTGGGTGCATCGACAATTATTCTCATTTCTTCTACTGGCAGGGACCAAACCGGCACGATCTGTGGCAGAATGGGAAGGAAATCTGGCGTGACGGTCAGTATTTCCCCACGTTGATGGTGGAACAGGTGAAATCTTTCCTGAAGGAACCACAAAAAAAGCCTTTTTTCATTTATTGGGCGATCAATATGCCCCACTACCCGATGCAGGGAACGGAAAAATGGCGAAAACACTATGCAAAACTACCCAGCCCACGTCGCCAGTATGCAGAGTTTGTGTCCACCATGGATGAACTGGTGGGGGAAGTTTTAGACGAACTGGATCGCCTGGGCCTGAAAGATAACACGTTGATTATATTTCAATCGGATCATGGACACTCCACTGAGGAACGAGCCTTCTTTGGTGGAGGCAATGCCGGGCCCCACCGAGGTGCAAAAGGCTGTTTGTTTGAAGGTGGGTTGCGTGTCCCTTCGATTGCCTCGTTGCCGGGACAGATTCCAGCAGGTGAAACCCGAACCCAACTTGCCGTCGGGTGCGACTGGCTACCCACGATTGCAGAATATTGCAACGTAGCAATTCCCAAGGTGAAACTGGACGGTCGCAGCTTGAAAACAGTGATTTCGGATGGGAAAGCACCTACGCCACACGCCAATTTTTATTGGCAGCTTGGGCAAGGCAAAGCCCCACAGTGGGTTGTGCGGCAGGGCGACTGGAAATTGCTGGGCAACCCACGTGATACCAGTGGCAAAGGGACGAACATCCCACTGGGGGGACGAATGTTGGTGAATTTGAATGATGACCCGGGAGAAAAGATTAATTTGCTGGAAAAGGAACCCGAAGTTGCAGCACGGTTGGAAAAAATCCGCCAGGAATGGCTGAAAGATCTGCCTTGA
- a CDS encoding peptidylprolyl isomerase: protein MKNLRCTVPYVAGMLLLGVGYFWGQSDTDLLRAQPGTVTPASAEKVVADDRVVAYLYGDKPLSRQEFGEYLIARYGKERIRPFVNMKVIDGIAKKHNIVVTEAEIEADIEQTCSKIGVPKKDFVEKVLKDRYGKSIDEWRYDVVKPRLILTHLCREELKLDDEELKKIYENFYGERIQCQVIMFTKEQRQYVTRIYDELRKNPVKFDEEARGQFNSQLAATKGIVDPIGRNSGPATAKIEEIAFSLKEGEISEIIEIPTALMIIKNVKHHKPNGQVTFEQAKPHLAREATERQLEQLIPKKFAEISQEAHPLFVFSPPDITRAEMEDQTKRLLKTEQK from the coding sequence ATGAAGAACCTTCGATGCACCGTTCCGTATGTTGCAGGGATGCTTTTACTGGGTGTTGGCTACTTTTGGGGGCAATCGGATACCGATTTGCTGCGGGCCCAACCGGGTACCGTTACTCCCGCGTCTGCGGAAAAAGTGGTCGCAGACGACCGCGTGGTAGCCTACCTTTATGGCGATAAACCGTTATCCCGTCAGGAGTTCGGTGAATATCTCATCGCACGTTACGGCAAAGAACGCATCCGTCCCTTTGTGAATATGAAAGTCATTGATGGGATTGCCAAAAAGCACAACATTGTGGTGACGGAAGCAGAAATCGAAGCTGATATTGAGCAAACGTGCAGCAAAATCGGCGTTCCCAAGAAAGATTTTGTGGAAAAAGTGCTGAAAGACCGTTACGGCAAGAGTATTGATGAATGGCGGTATGACGTGGTAAAACCACGCTTGATTCTGACCCACCTGTGTCGGGAAGAACTGAAACTGGACGATGAAGAGCTGAAGAAAATCTACGAAAACTTCTACGGCGAGCGGATTCAGTGTCAGGTAATCATGTTTACCAAAGAACAACGGCAATATGTCACCCGCATTTACGATGAACTGCGGAAGAATCCGGTGAAGTTTGATGAAGAGGCACGTGGGCAGTTTAACAGCCAACTGGCCGCCACGAAGGGAATTGTCGACCCGATTGGCCGTAACAGTGGGCCCGCCACCGCAAAAATTGAAGAAATCGCATTCTCATTAAAAGAAGGCGAAATCAGCGAGATTATCGAAATCCCTACTGCTTTGATGATTATTAAGAATGTGAAGCACCACAAGCCGAATGGTCAGGTTACTTTTGAGCAGGCCAAGCCCCACCTGGCACGTGAAGCGACCGAACGACAACTGGAACAGTTGATTCCGAAAAAGTTTGCGGAAATCAGCCAGGAAGCCCACCCACTGTTCGTATTTTCCCCACCCGACATCACTCGGGCTGAAATGGAAGATCAGACGAAACGATTGCTGAAAACCGAGCAGAAATAA
- a CDS encoding PQQ-binding-like beta-propeller repeat protein codes for MIHNLSQAISTTGRCLWLTLIAAALPTTVQATDWPQFRGPGGTGVITDSVVPPSTWTEKENIAWRFEVPGHGWSCPIVVGNNVFVTSCVTDAKVAAPKTGYYAPLDTKTHDGEHRWTLFCLDATTGKVLWEQVAHKGKPKHPIHVKASYASETPVSDGERVYAYFGNVGIFCYDLKGQMLWTRTWDVVPTQLNWGTGASPVLHEDQIIIVNDNEKASFIVSLDKRTGKVLWKTDRNEKSNWATPFIWKHAKRTEIVTCGKGKVRSYDLDGKLLWEFGGMSSICVPSPVVAGDLLIISSGYEFGRPRPVFAVKPGATGDITLKKGETNNEFIVWYKEPAGAYHPTPLVLGDYLYVLYSTGFISCFEAQTGKTVYERERLGGSFTASPWSYQGKVFCLGEDGTTYVVKAGKEFELVGKNVLNEVSLATPAIANGRLFLRTREALYCISTPK; via the coding sequence ATGATCCACAATTTATCGCAGGCGATATCTACCACCGGCCGTTGTCTGTGGCTGACGCTCATCGCTGCAGCACTACCCACAACAGTACAAGCCACCGACTGGCCACAGTTTCGTGGGCCGGGAGGGACGGGGGTGATTACCGATTCCGTTGTGCCACCATCTACCTGGACTGAGAAAGAGAACATTGCCTGGAGATTTGAGGTTCCTGGCCACGGCTGGTCGTGCCCGATCGTGGTAGGGAACAACGTGTTTGTCACCAGTTGTGTGACTGATGCCAAAGTGGCTGCCCCGAAAACGGGCTACTATGCACCGCTGGATACGAAGACCCACGACGGTGAACACCGCTGGACTCTGTTCTGCCTGGATGCCACCACAGGCAAGGTGTTGTGGGAACAGGTTGCCCACAAGGGTAAGCCAAAACACCCCATCCATGTGAAAGCCAGCTACGCCTCCGAAACCCCGGTTTCTGACGGTGAGAGGGTCTATGCCTACTTCGGCAACGTGGGCATTTTTTGCTACGACCTGAAAGGCCAAATGCTCTGGACGCGGACATGGGATGTCGTGCCCACGCAATTGAACTGGGGTACGGGTGCATCGCCGGTGCTGCATGAAGACCAGATCATCATTGTGAACGACAACGAAAAAGCATCATTTATCGTCTCCCTCGATAAGCGCACCGGCAAGGTGCTGTGGAAGACGGACCGCAACGAAAAAAGCAACTGGGCAACGCCCTTTATCTGGAAGCACGCAAAGCGGACCGAAATCGTAACGTGCGGCAAAGGAAAGGTGCGGTCATACGACCTGGACGGCAAATTACTTTGGGAATTCGGTGGGATGTCGTCAATTTGTGTCCCATCTCCCGTTGTGGCGGGCGACTTGTTGATCATCAGTTCCGGTTATGAATTTGGCAGGCCACGGCCCGTTTTTGCAGTGAAACCAGGGGCCACTGGCGACATCACCTTGAAGAAAGGTGAGACTAACAACGAGTTCATCGTCTGGTACAAAGAACCAGCCGGAGCATATCACCCCACACCGCTTGTTCTGGGCGATTATCTCTACGTTTTGTACTCAACTGGATTCATTTCGTGCTTCGAGGCACAAACTGGCAAAACAGTTTATGAGCGAGAACGATTAGGTGGCAGTTTCACTGCATCGCCATGGAGCTATCAGGGGAAAGTTTTCTGTTTGGGAGAAGATGGAACCACTTACGTGGTAAAGGCGGGCAAGGAGTTCGAATTAGTTGGTAAGAATGTGCTGAATGAGGTTTCACTCGCCACGCCCGCAATCGCCAACGGCCGATTATTCCTTCGCACAAGGGAAGCATTGTACTGCATCAGCACGCCGAAATAG